One Mycolicibacterium sarraceniae genomic window carries:
- the cydC gene encoding thiol reductant ABC exporter subunit CydC, which translates to MLAFDKRRLAVAIVLGSLALGSALALAGVSAWLITRAWQMPPVLDLSVAVVAVRALGISRGVLGYCERLASHDTALRAAAGCRSEIYRRLAHGPAGITARLHSGDLLTRVGTDVDTLADVLVRALVPIGVAAILGAAATAVIAMISLTAAIVLVLCLLIAGALAPALATRAVHAQEAVARKRQSGRDVAAVTALEHADELRVAGRLPGLIAHAEQRQRDWGVAIDRAAAPAAAAAAVPTLASGASVIGAVIVGIGIAGHTAPTTLAVLMLLPLSAFEATLNLPGAAVALTRARIAAQRLTELVPAGSATHTVSLTNPDTTPELRASAVRAGYPGAAAGPPVTVTLQTGARLAITGRSGAGKTALLMTLAGLIPPADGRVTVGGVATSELSESELRSAICYFAEDAHLFSTTVRDNLLVARGDCSDEELTHALAAVGLNDWLDSLPDGLSTVLIGGAAAVSAGQRRRLLLARVMLCPAPVVLLDEPTEHLDAADGQRIMRALLDDRPGLLSPARTVVVATHQLGNDIACRRLSIGHYG; encoded by the coding sequence ATGCTGGCGTTTGACAAGCGGCGGCTCGCGGTCGCGATCGTCCTCGGATCGCTCGCGCTGGGTAGTGCGCTGGCGCTGGCGGGCGTGTCGGCCTGGCTGATCACCCGCGCGTGGCAGATGCCACCGGTGCTGGATCTCTCGGTGGCCGTCGTCGCGGTGCGCGCGTTAGGCATCTCGCGCGGCGTTCTCGGCTACTGCGAACGGCTCGCGTCCCACGACACCGCGTTGCGGGCAGCGGCCGGCTGCCGCAGTGAGATCTACCGCAGGCTGGCCCACGGCCCCGCCGGTATCACCGCACGCCTGCACAGTGGTGATCTACTGACCCGGGTCGGCACCGATGTCGACACCCTGGCCGACGTTCTGGTGCGCGCGCTGGTGCCGATCGGGGTCGCCGCCATCCTTGGTGCCGCCGCTACCGCCGTCATCGCGATGATCTCCCTCACCGCAGCCATCGTCCTCGTGCTGTGTCTGCTGATCGCGGGTGCGCTCGCGCCCGCACTGGCCACCCGGGCGGTGCACGCGCAGGAAGCGGTTGCCCGCAAACGTCAGTCCGGTCGCGATGTCGCCGCCGTCACCGCACTGGAACATGCGGACGAGTTGCGGGTGGCCGGGCGGCTGCCCGGCTTGATCGCGCACGCCGAACAGCGCCAACGCGATTGGGGTGTGGCGATCGACCGCGCAGCGGCACCGGCCGCCGCGGCTGCCGCGGTTCCGACGTTGGCTAGCGGCGCCAGCGTCATCGGCGCCGTGATCGTCGGCATCGGCATTGCCGGCCACACCGCGCCCACAACTCTTGCCGTGCTGATGTTGTTGCCGCTCTCCGCATTCGAAGCCACCCTTAACCTTCCCGGCGCCGCGGTGGCACTCACCCGCGCACGGATCGCCGCACAACGACTGACCGAACTCGTACCGGCCGGGTCTGCCACGCACACCGTCTCGCTCACGAACCCCGACACAACACCGGAGTTGCGTGCCAGCGCCGTTCGCGCCGGCTATCCCGGCGCGGCGGCAGGCCCACCCGTCACCGTGACGTTGCAAACCGGTGCGCGCCTGGCGATCACTGGCCGCAGCGGTGCCGGCAAGACCGCTCTGCTGATGACCTTGGCCGGCCTGATCCCACCGGCCGACGGTCGGGTCACCGTCGGCGGCGTCGCCACCAGCGAACTGAGCGAATCCGAATTACGCAGCGCCATATGCTATTTCGCCGAAGACGCCCATCTGTTCAGCACCACCGTCCGGGACAATCTGCTGGTGGCGCGCGGTGACTGCAGCGATGAGGAGCTCACGCATGCGCTGGCCGCTGTCGGTTTGAACGACTGGCTGGACAGTTTGCCCGACGGGCTGAGCACCGTATTGATCGGTGGCGCGGCCGCGGTGTCGGCGGGACAACGCCGGCGGCTCCTGCTGGCGCGGGTGATGTTATGTCCCGCACCGGTGGTGCTGCTCGACGAGCCGACCGAGCATCTCGACGCTGCCGACGGGCAGCGGATAATGCGCGCCCTGCTCGACGACCGGCCCGGGCTGCTGTCACCGGCACGGACTGTGGTGGTCGCCACCCATCAACTTGGCAACGACATCGCCTGCCGGCGACTATCGATCGGCCACTACGGGTAA
- a CDS encoding DUF4190 domain-containing protein codes for MTEPPDQAPQQPAPPPPPQGYPNPYAAGPYPGGYPPAPPQPYTGYAPPPAAPRNGLGITALIIAIVALLASFSVVGGIVLGIVAVIIGFAGRSRAKRGEANNGGVALAGVILGFLSIIIGLAFIAVWVGVFKEVGATDYIDCLQKAGQDQSAVQQCADDFKQSVENKFSVTLTPTP; via the coding sequence ATGACTGAGCCCCCCGACCAGGCACCTCAGCAACCCGCCCCGCCGCCGCCCCCTCAGGGCTATCCCAATCCGTACGCCGCGGGCCCGTATCCCGGCGGCTATCCGCCCGCCCCGCCGCAGCCGTATACGGGTTATGCACCCCCACCGGCCGCCCCGCGCAACGGCCTGGGCATCACCGCGCTGATCATCGCGATCGTGGCGCTGCTGGCATCCTTCTCGGTGGTCGGCGGCATCGTATTGGGCATCGTCGCGGTGATCATCGGTTTCGCCGGCCGCAGTCGCGCCAAGCGCGGTGAAGCCAATAACGGTGGCGTCGCGCTCGCCGGCGTGATCCTCGGTTTCCTGTCGATCATCATCGGCCTGGCTTTCATCGCCGTGTGGGTCGGCGTGTTCAAGGAAGTCGGCGCCACCGACTACATCGACTGCCTGCAGAAGGCCGGACAGGATCAGTCCGCCGTCCAACAGTGCGCCGATGACTTCAAACAATCGGTGGAGAACAAGTTCAGCGTCACTCTGACGCCGACCCCGTAA
- a CDS encoding bifunctional lysylphosphatidylglycerol flippase/synthetase MprF produces the protein MTEPPLQEALRLRARERVVVHVDSPTARWVGALAFLIAASWLAVGKSPWSLTILAAVALIARGIFLGRPVTAAHAIAAAATVFAGFAAHLLAFDVTGDVLIASSGLVLMWPTTARPEPGQLPRVWALVKATSGDPVAPFAMQMLKSHFFSTDGTAAIAYRTRLGYAVVSGDPIGDEDGFPDLIAEFAGMCHTRGWRVVVLGCSERRLGLWPDLRPVPIGRDVVIDVPAFDMVGRRFRNLRQAVQRTHNAGITTEIVAEQELADGLLAELTDVLLSSAKGSRTERGFSMILDGALTGHYPGILLIVARDNAGRVQGFHRYALAGDGGDVTLDVPWHRRGAPNGIDERLSVDMIAAMKELGVQRLSLAFAAFPEIFTDPERGALRGLCYAAIHLGDSLIALESLYRYLRKFHALGDRRYVLLPLSQVLPLLMVLLSLEFLPRRRHLPTVTGSASE, from the coding sequence ATGACCGAACCGCCTCTCCAGGAGGCGCTGCGACTTCGCGCCAGGGAACGGGTTGTCGTGCATGTCGACAGCCCGACCGCCCGCTGGGTGGGCGCGCTGGCATTCCTGATCGCGGCCAGCTGGCTCGCCGTCGGCAAGTCTCCCTGGTCACTGACCATCCTGGCCGCGGTCGCGCTGATCGCCCGCGGCATCTTCCTGGGCCGGCCGGTGACCGCGGCGCACGCGATTGCTGCTGCCGCCACCGTTTTCGCCGGGTTCGCCGCCCACCTGCTGGCCTTCGACGTAACGGGCGACGTTTTGATCGCGTCCTCCGGGCTGGTGCTGATGTGGCCGACGACGGCGCGGCCCGAGCCCGGCCAGCTGCCGCGAGTCTGGGCGCTGGTGAAAGCGACCAGCGGCGACCCGGTGGCACCCTTCGCCATGCAGATGCTGAAGAGCCATTTCTTCAGCACCGACGGCACTGCGGCCATCGCGTATCGAACCCGGCTCGGTTACGCCGTGGTCAGCGGCGACCCGATCGGTGACGAAGACGGCTTCCCCGACCTGATCGCCGAATTCGCCGGAATGTGCCATACCCGCGGCTGGCGGGTGGTTGTTCTCGGCTGCAGCGAGCGCAGGCTCGGACTCTGGCCGGACCTCCGGCCGGTGCCCATCGGGCGCGACGTGGTGATCGATGTGCCGGCGTTCGACATGGTGGGCCGCCGGTTCCGCAACCTGCGCCAGGCGGTGCAGCGCACCCACAACGCCGGCATCACCACCGAGATCGTTGCGGAACAGGAGCTGGCCGACGGTCTGCTGGCCGAACTGACCGATGTGCTGCTGTCGTCGGCGAAGGGTTCGCGCACGGAGCGCGGCTTCTCGATGATCCTGGATGGCGCGCTCACCGGCCACTATCCCGGCATCCTGCTGATCGTGGCGCGCGACAACGCGGGCCGGGTACAGGGATTCCACCGCTACGCACTGGCCGGCGACGGTGGCGACGTCACCCTCGACGTCCCATGGCACCGCCGCGGGGCACCCAACGGGATCGACGAGCGACTATCTGTCGATATGATCGCCGCGATGAAAGAACTTGGTGTCCAACGCCTTTCGCTGGCATTTGCAGCGTTCCCCGAGATTTTCACCGATCCGGAACGTGGTGCGCTGCGCGGCCTCTGCTATGCGGCGATCCACCTCGGCGACTCACTGATCGCACTGGAGTCGCTGTATCGGTATCTGCGCAAATTTCACGCGCTCGGCGATCGCCGGTATGTATTGCTGCCGTTGAGCCAAGTGCTGCCGCTGCTGATGGTGTTGTTATCGCTGGAATTCCTGCCGCGGCGGCGGCACCTGCCGACAGTTACGGGGTCGGCGTCAGAGTGA
- a CDS encoding acyl-CoA thioesterase: protein MATSDLDDLLAILDLSDVGADVFAGAHPRKNPPRTFGGQLMAQSFVAATRTVAHTIAPSALSVHFIAGGDPAVDIEYHVVRLRDERRFANRRIDAMQNGTLLATALVSYTSAGAGLEHSIPMPNLPAPETLPTIDQLLVGYEKVVPGFVEALRPIEWRYTNEPSWIMREKGGTLTANQVWLKADGVMPDDPTLNTAAMIYSSDTTVLDSIITTHGLSWGWDRIFAVTVNHSVWFHRQVDFSDWVLYSTDSPVAAESRGLGAGHFFSPAGDVVATVVQEGIVKHFPGNA from the coding sequence TTGGCCACGTCAGACCTAGACGACCTGCTGGCCATTCTCGATCTCTCGGACGTCGGTGCCGATGTGTTCGCCGGCGCCCACCCCCGCAAGAATCCGCCCCGCACGTTCGGCGGGCAGCTGATGGCCCAGTCCTTTGTCGCGGCCACCCGAACTGTGGCACACACGATCGCGCCCAGCGCGCTGTCGGTGCACTTCATCGCCGGCGGCGACCCGGCCGTCGACATCGAATATCACGTCGTGCGGCTGCGTGACGAGCGGCGCTTCGCCAACCGGCGCATCGACGCCATGCAGAACGGCACACTCCTGGCCACCGCGCTGGTGTCGTACACGTCCGCGGGCGCCGGGCTGGAACACAGCATCCCGATGCCCAATCTGCCCGCACCGGAGACGCTGCCCACGATCGATCAGCTTCTCGTCGGCTACGAAAAGGTGGTGCCCGGATTCGTCGAGGCGCTCCGCCCGATCGAGTGGCGCTACACCAACGAGCCGTCGTGGATCATGCGGGAAAAGGGTGGCACGCTCACGGCCAATCAGGTGTGGCTCAAGGCCGACGGGGTGATGCCCGACGACCCGACGTTGAACACCGCCGCGATGATCTATTCCTCCGACACCACGGTCTTGGATTCGATCATCACCACCCATGGCCTGTCCTGGGGTTGGGACCGCATCTTCGCGGTGACCGTCAACCATTCGGTGTGGTTCCACCGGCAGGTCGATTTCTCCGACTGGGTGTTGTATTCGACGGATTCGCCCGTGGCCGCCGAGTCGCGGGGCCTGGGCGCCGGCCACTTCTTCAGCCCTGCCGGGGACGTCGTGGCCACCGTTGTCCAGGAAGGAATCGTCAAGCACTTCCCAGGAAATGCCTGA
- the pyk gene encoding pyruvate kinase, producing the protein MSRRGKIVCTLGPATSTDESVRALVDAGMDVARLNFSHGDYADHESAYKRVRAASDVTGRAVGILADLQGPKIRLGRFANGPTYWANGETVRITVEDYEGDHDRVSTTYKQLARDAAPGDRLLIDDGKVGLVVEHIDGNDVVCTVTEGGPVSNNKGLSLPGMNVSVPALSTKDIEDLEFALRLGVDLVALSFVRSPADVELVHEVMDRVGRRVPVIAKLEKPEAVDNLEAIVLAFDAIMVARGDLGVELPLEEVPLVQKRAIQMARENAKPVIVATQMLESMIENSRPTRAEASDVANAVMDGADAVMLSGETSVGKYPLEAVRTMARIIGAVEENSTAAPPLTHTPRTKRGVISYAARDIGERLDAKALVAFTQSGDTVKRLARLHTPLPLLAFTALPEVRSQLALTWGTETFIVGHMESTDDMIREVDRSMLELGRYRRGDLVIIVAGAPPGTVGSTNLIHVHRIGEDDH; encoded by the coding sequence GTGAGTAGACGCGGCAAAATCGTCTGTACCCTTGGCCCCGCCACCAGCACCGACGAGTCCGTCAGGGCTCTCGTCGACGCCGGCATGGATGTCGCGCGGCTCAACTTCAGCCACGGCGACTATGCGGACCACGAGTCCGCCTACAAACGGGTTCGGGCGGCGTCCGACGTCACCGGCCGCGCCGTCGGCATCCTCGCCGACCTGCAGGGCCCCAAGATCCGGCTGGGCCGCTTCGCGAACGGCCCGACCTACTGGGCCAACGGCGAGACGGTGCGGATCACCGTCGAGGACTACGAGGGTGACCACGACCGGGTGTCGACCACCTACAAGCAGCTGGCCCGGGACGCCGCGCCCGGTGACCGGCTGCTCATCGATGACGGAAAGGTCGGGCTGGTCGTCGAACACATCGACGGTAACGACGTGGTGTGCACGGTCACCGAGGGGGGCCCGGTCAGCAACAACAAGGGCCTCTCACTCCCGGGCATGAACGTGTCTGTGCCTGCGCTGTCGACTAAGGACATCGAGGACCTCGAGTTCGCGCTGCGCCTGGGTGTCGACCTGGTGGCGTTGTCCTTCGTCCGCTCACCGGCCGATGTCGAACTGGTGCATGAGGTCATGGACCGGGTCGGTCGCCGGGTTCCGGTGATCGCCAAGCTGGAGAAGCCCGAAGCGGTCGACAACCTCGAAGCGATCGTGCTGGCGTTCGACGCCATCATGGTGGCCCGCGGTGACCTAGGGGTCGAGCTGCCGCTCGAAGAAGTACCGCTGGTCCAGAAGCGCGCCATCCAGATGGCCCGCGAGAACGCCAAGCCAGTGATCGTGGCCACCCAGATGCTCGAGTCGATGATCGAGAACTCCCGGCCCACCCGGGCCGAGGCTTCCGACGTCGCCAACGCTGTCATGGACGGAGCCGATGCGGTGATGCTGTCGGGGGAGACCTCGGTTGGCAAGTACCCGTTGGAGGCCGTGCGGACGATGGCGCGGATCATCGGCGCGGTCGAGGAGAACTCCACGGCGGCTCCGCCGCTGACGCACACACCTCGTACCAAGCGCGGCGTCATCTCGTACGCCGCCCGCGATATCGGGGAGCGGCTGGACGCCAAGGCGCTGGTCGCCTTCACCCAGTCCGGGGACACGGTGAAAAGGCTTGCGCGCCTGCACACTCCGCTCCCACTGCTGGCGTTCACCGCGCTGCCCGAGGTGCGCAGCCAGCTTGCGCTGACCTGGGGGACCGAGACGTTCATCGTCGGGCACATGGAATCGACCGACGACATGATCCGTGAGGTCGACCGCTCGATGCTCGAACTGGGTCGCTACAGGCGGGGCGACCTGGTGATCATCGTCGCTGGTGCCCCTCCGGGCACAGTAGGCTCGACCAATCTGATCCATGTGCACCGGATTGGGGAGGACGACCACTAA
- a CDS encoding glutamate synthase subunit beta, whose amino-acid sequence MADPTGFLKVPKVEAAKRTVDERVGDWREVYERQDPKELSGEVAQQARRCMDCGIPFCHSGTAGCPLGNLIPEWNDLVRRGRWDAASERLHATNNFPEFTGRLCPAPCETACVLSIAEERTGGSVTIKRIENTIVDQAWRLGIVEAQPAAIGTGKSVAVVGSGPAGLAAAQQLTRAGHHVTVYERDDRLGGLLRYGIPEYKLEKATLNQRLAQMRAEGTRFVTECEVGVDLSVEELRNRFDAIVLAVGALRGRDNEVEGRHLNGVHLAMEHLVPANRECEGDGPSAISAQGKHVVIIGGGDTGADCLGTAHRQGATSVTQLDYNPQPPEARDDTLSPWPTWPLVLRSSPAHAEGGTVHYQVAVQRFVGDDAGNLRAMQIAEVKVERVDGRRVITPVGEALEIPCDLALLAIGFEGVEHLALLDDLGITLSPRGAISCGSDWQTDAPGVFVCGDAHRGASLVVWAIAEGRAAAHAVDAYLMGESDLPAPVRPHQLPLAVG is encoded by the coding sequence GTGGCTGATCCCACCGGATTCCTGAAGGTTCCGAAGGTCGAGGCCGCCAAGCGGACCGTCGATGAGCGGGTCGGCGACTGGCGTGAGGTCTACGAGCGGCAAGATCCCAAGGAACTTTCAGGGGAGGTGGCTCAACAGGCCCGCCGCTGCATGGACTGTGGAATCCCGTTCTGCCACTCCGGAACTGCTGGCTGCCCGCTGGGCAATTTGATCCCGGAATGGAACGACCTGGTGCGCCGCGGACGCTGGGATGCTGCCAGCGAACGTCTTCACGCCACCAACAACTTTCCTGAATTCACCGGCCGGTTGTGCCCGGCGCCGTGCGAGACGGCCTGCGTGCTGTCCATCGCCGAGGAACGGACCGGTGGCAGTGTGACGATCAAGCGGATCGAGAACACGATCGTCGACCAGGCCTGGCGCCTCGGCATTGTCGAGGCGCAGCCGGCCGCGATCGGCACCGGTAAGAGTGTCGCGGTGGTCGGTTCGGGGCCGGCGGGTTTGGCTGCGGCGCAACAGCTGACCCGCGCCGGGCATCATGTCACCGTCTACGAACGCGACGACCGGCTCGGTGGCCTGCTGCGCTACGGAATCCCCGAATACAAACTGGAGAAAGCCACCCTCAACCAGCGGCTGGCCCAGATGCGCGCCGAGGGAACCCGTTTCGTCACCGAATGCGAGGTCGGTGTCGACCTCTCGGTGGAGGAACTGCGCAACCGGTTCGACGCCATCGTACTGGCGGTCGGGGCCTTGCGCGGCCGCGACAATGAGGTTGAAGGGCGGCACCTCAACGGTGTTCACCTGGCGATGGAACACCTCGTCCCAGCCAACCGGGAGTGCGAGGGCGACGGACCCTCTGCCATCTCCGCCCAGGGCAAGCATGTGGTGATCATCGGTGGCGGCGACACCGGCGCCGACTGTCTGGGTACCGCGCACCGCCAGGGTGCGACGTCGGTGACCCAGCTCGACTACAACCCGCAACCGCCCGAGGCCCGTGACGACACGCTGTCACCGTGGCCCACCTGGCCGTTGGTATTGCGGAGCTCACCCGCGCACGCCGAGGGTGGCACCGTCCACTATCAGGTGGCCGTGCAGCGTTTCGTCGGTGACGACGCGGGCAACCTGCGCGCCATGCAGATCGCCGAAGTGAAGGTCGAACGGGTCGACGGCCGGCGGGTCATCACACCGGTCGGCGAAGCACTGGAAATCCCGTGCGATCTGGCCTTGCTGGCCATCGGCTTCGAAGGGGTCGAACATCTGGCGCTACTCGACGATCTCGGGATCACGCTCAGCCCGCGTGGCGCCATCAGCTGCGGCTCGGACTGGCAGACCGACGCACCGGGTGTGTTCGTGTGCGGTGACGCCCACCGTGGCGCTTCGCTGGTCGTGTGGGCGATCGCCGAGGGCCGTGCCGCCGCCCATGCGGTGGACGCGTATCTCATGGGTGAGTCCGACCTCCCGGCGCCGGTACGGCCCCACCAATTGCCGTTGGCTGTCGGCTGA